From Enterococcus mundtii, the proteins below share one genomic window:
- the kdpB gene encoding potassium-transporting ATPase subunit KdpB gives MKTIYVWAIKEAFVKLDPRQQIKNPVMFMVYIGAILATILCFEQTTVPLWFTITITCLLWITLLFANFAEAVAEGRGKAQANSLKQAKKEVVTYKINRLEDIENQEFIEIKSSDLKKGDLIYVVSGQQIPADGDVIEGAASVDESAITGESAPVIRESGGDRSAVTGGTTVVSDYLVIRVTSENGHSFLDQMISMVEGTQRKKTPNEIGLQIFLITLTIIFLAVSVSLVPFTEFSSQLSSKGAPIATIVVIALFVCLAPTTIGALISSIGIAGMSRLTKENVIAMSGRAIEAAGDVDVLLLDKTGTITLGNRRASEFLPVNGVTEQQLADAAQLSSLADETAEGRSIVILAKEKFALRERIFEKSEVKFIDFSAQTRMSGMDYRGDQIRKGAADTIKKYVQARGGQYPEECDQIVAKVAQAGGTPLVVVKNDQVMGVIYLKDIVKNGVQENFADMRKMGIKTIMITGDNPLTAAAIAAEAGVDDFLAEATPENKMDLIRDYQEKGHLVAMTGDGTNDAPALAQADVAVAMNTGTQAAKEAGNMIDLDSSPTKLLKVVRIGKQLLMTRGALTTFSIANDVAKYFAVIPVLFYGIYPELAQLNIMALGSPLTAILSAVIYNAVIIVALIPLALKGVKYTEKPASQILRHNLLVYGLGGLIAPFIFIKLIDLALSFFLI, from the coding sequence ATGAAAACTATTTATGTATGGGCAATCAAAGAAGCCTTTGTCAAATTAGACCCAAGACAACAAATCAAAAACCCAGTGATGTTCATGGTCTACATCGGAGCGATCTTAGCGACGATCCTTTGTTTTGAACAAACAACGGTGCCTTTATGGTTTACTATAACGATCACCTGTTTGTTATGGATCACTTTGTTGTTTGCAAATTTTGCCGAAGCAGTCGCAGAAGGTCGCGGAAAAGCGCAGGCAAATAGCTTGAAGCAAGCAAAAAAAGAAGTAGTCACTTATAAGATCAATCGCTTAGAAGACATTGAAAACCAAGAATTTATTGAGATCAAATCTTCTGATCTCAAAAAGGGGGATCTGATTTACGTAGTATCGGGTCAACAAATTCCGGCGGATGGTGATGTAATCGAAGGAGCTGCTTCAGTGGACGAAAGTGCCATTACAGGGGAATCAGCGCCAGTGATCCGTGAATCAGGGGGCGATCGAAGTGCCGTTACTGGTGGGACGACGGTGGTTTCTGATTACTTGGTGATCCGTGTGACATCCGAAAATGGGCACTCCTTTTTAGATCAAATGATTTCGATGGTGGAAGGGACACAACGAAAGAAAACCCCGAATGAGATCGGGTTACAAATCTTTTTGATCACGTTAACGATCATCTTTTTAGCGGTCTCTGTTAGTTTAGTTCCTTTTACCGAATTCAGTAGTCAGCTGTCAAGTAAAGGGGCGCCGATTGCGACGATCGTTGTCATTGCTTTATTCGTATGTTTAGCGCCAACGACGATCGGTGCATTGATTTCATCGATCGGGATTGCTGGAATGAGTCGGTTAACGAAAGAGAACGTGATCGCAATGAGTGGTCGTGCCATAGAAGCAGCGGGAGATGTTGATGTATTACTGTTAGATAAAACAGGAACGATTACTTTAGGAAATCGTCGGGCAAGTGAGTTTTTACCTGTCAATGGCGTCACAGAACAACAATTAGCTGATGCAGCACAGCTCTCATCTTTGGCAGATGAGACGGCAGAAGGCCGCAGTATTGTCATTTTAGCTAAAGAAAAATTTGCTTTGCGAGAACGCATTTTTGAAAAATCTGAAGTGAAATTCATTGATTTTAGTGCGCAAACCCGCATGAGCGGCATGGATTATCGTGGCGATCAGATTCGTAAAGGTGCCGCAGATACGATCAAGAAATATGTGCAGGCACGTGGTGGACAGTATCCAGAAGAATGTGATCAAATCGTCGCAAAAGTTGCCCAAGCTGGCGGAACTCCTTTGGTGGTTGTAAAAAATGATCAAGTGATGGGGGTCATTTATCTCAAAGATATTGTAAAAAATGGTGTACAGGAAAACTTCGCAGATATGCGTAAAATGGGGATCAAAACTATCATGATCACAGGAGACAATCCTTTGACAGCAGCGGCGATTGCGGCTGAGGCGGGGGTCGACGACTTTCTTGCAGAAGCAACACCTGAAAATAAAATGGATCTTATTCGTGACTATCAAGAAAAAGGCCATCTTGTAGCAATGACAGGGGATGGAACGAATGATGCGCCAGCATTAGCACAAGCGGATGTGGCAGTGGCGATGAATACAGGGACACAAGCAGCAAAAGAAGCGGGCAATATGATCGATTTAGATTCTAGTCCAACGAAGCTATTGAAGGTCGTACGTATCGGTAAACAATTATTGATGACTAGAGGTGCTTTGACCACGTTTAGTATTGCAAATGACGTCGCAAAATATTTTGCTGTGATCCCAGTCTTGTTTTATGGGATCTATCCCGAATTGGCCCAGTTGAATATCATGGCACTAGGTAGTCCTCTTACAGCGATTTTATCGGCTGTTATCTATAATGCAGTGATTATTGTCGCATTGATTCCTTTAGCGTTAAAAGGAGTCAAGTATACAGAAAAACCTGCCAGTCAAATTTTACGACACAATCTATTGGTATATGGATTAGGCGGTTTAATTGCCCCATTCATATTCATCAAACTGATCGATCTCGCTTTGAGCTTTTTCTTGATATAA
- a CDS encoding potassium-transporting ATPase subunit C, giving the protein MKNILRAQLSFLFLSILLLGGLYTFAVTGIGQLFFAQQANGSQRVVSGKVVGSSLIGQSFQQAAYFNGRGQDVTQLSPTSSEQKKLVEDKTELAQQSNQTTEIPIDLVTNSASGVDPHISVAAAENQVSRIAKERGQDVAKIRAIIQEKAQKDWFSDRMFVNVLELNLSLDNM; this is encoded by the coding sequence ATGAAAAATATCCTTAGAGCACAGCTTAGTTTTTTATTCCTCAGCATACTACTCCTTGGTGGGCTATACACCTTCGCTGTTACTGGTATCGGTCAACTTTTCTTTGCCCAGCAAGCCAATGGTAGTCAGAGAGTTGTTTCAGGGAAGGTGGTCGGCTCTTCGTTGATTGGACAATCCTTTCAACAGGCAGCTTATTTTAATGGAAGAGGGCAAGACGTGACCCAACTTTCACCAACCTCATCGGAGCAAAAGAAATTAGTAGAAGATAAAACAGAATTGGCACAACAAAGCAATCAAACTACGGAGATCCCAATCGATCTAGTCACAAACTCTGCAAGCGGTGTTGATCCGCATATCAGTGTGGCAGCCGCAGAAAATCAAGTCTCTCGTATCGCTAAAGAGCGGGGACAAGACGTTGCCAAAATTCGTGCTATAATACAGGAAAAAGCACAGAAAGATTGGTTTTCAGATCGAATGTTTGTCAATGTGCTTGAATTGAATCTGTCACTTGATAACATGTAG